The nucleotide window TGGGACGCTATATCTGTCCGGGGCACACTATCGAGGACATGTGGTTCGTGATGCACTGGGCGTTGCGCACGGATGACAAGTCACTTCTGGCCCGGGCGGCCGGCACCCTGCGCTGGGCGCTGGAAAAGGGCTGGGACAAGCAGTACGGCGGGATACCGCAGTTCCTGGACAAGAGTGGACGCCCGCCCGAGGGCGATACCCCCGACGGGCTGGAGGGCCACGAGATGGTGAAGAAGCTGCGTGGCAACTGGTCGAACAAGCTCTGGTGGGTGCACTCCGAGGCGCTGTACGCGCTTCTTCTGGCCCGGGAGCAACTGGATGAGCCCTGGATGGACGAGTGGTACGCGCGGGTTCACGACTACACGTTCGCCGTGTTCCCCAACCCCAACCGTCTGGTGGGCGAGTGGATCCAGATACTCGATCGCGAGGGCAGGCCGGAGGAGAAAGTGGTGGCCTTGCCGGTCAAGGACCCGTTCCACATCGCGCGGGCGCTGCTGCTGGCGATCCCGGTGCTGGAACGCCTGGCGGCACGGGGATGGTGAGGGGGGATTCCGGTCTGGGTGTTTCGAATAATTGGATGTTCAAATACATCCGGGCGCACGGAGGGTGTGCCCGGATGTATAGGCCGCCGCTTTGATCTTATTTCCCCGCCATCCCTGCCAGCACCAGGTTCAGGGCCTGATCGACCGCGAGCTGCACCTGGTCCCCGCCGGCGTTGACCGCGATGGCCACCCCCAGGTTTTTCTCCGGTAGCAGGCCCATTATCACGTAGAAATAGGTGTTGCTGCCGTTGTGCCAGAGGAACTTGCCGCCCGCTGACTGCTGGACCACGAAGCCGCAGGCGTAATAGTTGTCGACCGGGGCGTGGAGGATGTCGAACGCGGCCTGGGACACAAGCCGCGGACTGCCCTGGAGGGCGTCCAGGTGCAGCTGCATGAACTTGCCCAGGTCGGACAGGCTCATGCTCAGCCAGCCGGCGGGCTCCAGGAATTCAAACTCGGGTGGATCGACCGAGGGGTCCACGGCCTGGAAATTGTCACCCGACTGAGTGTGTCCCCAGGGCTCGGCCGGGTCGTGCTGCGTGGGCCAGCCATGGAACACGCTCATGGACAGGGGTCCGAACAGCCTGGATTCCATCAACGCGCGCCAGTCCTGGCCGCTCGTCACCTCAGCCATGCAGCCGGCGATCATGTAGCCTGCGTTGGAGTAGCGGAAAGTGCCGCGGCTCACTACCGGTGGCATGGCAAGAAGGATCTGCGTGGCTTGGAGGCGCTGCTCGGCCAGCGAGCCGCTTAGGGTGGGCACCTCCGTGATATCGTCATCCGAGGGCACGCCGGCCCGGTGGTGCAGAAGGTCGAGCAGGGTGATGCCGGAGTAGCCGGGGTCGAGCGTGGGGGCCAGCTCCGGAATGATGTCCGCCGGGCGGCTGTCCCAGGCCAGCGCCCTGCTGTCCACCAGAGTGGCGAGCATGGTGGCGGTCATGGGTTTGACCAGCGATCCGACATGGAACAGGTCGTGTACAGTCACGGTGTCGGGGCGCCCGGCCCGGCGCAGCCCGTGGGCCCGGAGCTCCACCACTTTGTCATGACTGACCGCGATCCCGGCGGCCCCGGGGATTTTGTTTTGTTCCACCAGTTGGGCGAGCTGTGTCTCGAGAACTGTCTGTGCGGCCGGCTGAGTCGGACTGTCATCGGAGGAACAGCCCGTAAGGATTATAACAAGGATTCCGGCTGCGAATGGAATGATACTCGAAAACGCGTTGAATCTCTCCGGTCTCATCTTAAGTACTCCTCCCCTTATCGCTTGACCTGACTTACCGCCCGCCCCGGAAACGGACGGCGGAATGAATTCGACAGGTCAAGTCTAAGCGCAGCAGGCCAGGAAATCGTCACAGCCTATAGGGAAGGACTTCTTTTCCACGCAAGCTCAGCCGGAAGCGGTGAAAAGAGGGCACGCGGAGGCAATGGAGGGTAAGCTTACCGCCCGGACCGGGAAGCCAGGAATTCTTTGGGCGAACAGCCGACAGTTTTCTTGAAGAAGGAATTGAAGGCGGATTTGGATTGGAACCCGGCCTCGAAAGCCAGGGCGAGTATGGTGTAGTTGCTCTTGCGCGGGTCGGCCAGGAGCTTTTTAACTTCCTCCAGCCGGTACTTGTTGATGAAGTTGTAAAAGTTATCGTTCAGCTCGGTGTTGATGATCTGGGACAGATGGTTAACCGACACCTCCAGGAGCGCGGCCAGCCGGGGCAGGGTGAGACCAGGGTCGAGATATGGTTTCTGCTCTTCCATAAGGCGGGTCAGCCGCCCGGAGAGGTTTTTTTTCATCTCATCCGACAACCCCGATTTAGCGTACTTGCCGCTCCTGGCCGGCGCGGCGGGTTCGCCCGGTGCGGTGGGTTCGTCCGGTGCGGGAAGGCTCCGCTCTGAGGAAAAGATGTCTTTCTGCCGGATGCCGAAATAGCCTATCGAATAGATGGACAGGGTGTAAGCGATGCTCAGCACATCCAGCCCCTGCGCCCAGTGCGCGAAAAAGACCACGGTCCAGATCAGCCAGAGAGCAACGTTCAACGAGATCAGGGTCGCGACCCAGCGCAGGCTGACCCCCTCCATGTAGGAGAAGTTGCTTTTGACTTTCCGTATGTGGCGGACCAGGAGCCTGACAATCACTGCGAAGTATACAGTGATCTGCAGCATCGGGATGAGTATCGAGAAGTTGAAATAATAGTCCCCGCGCGCGTAGTAGGCCTGGACCTCACGCAGTTTCAACTCGTTCGGCTCAAGCATCCCGGGCACCGAGAGCAGGACGATGAGGGCGAACGGGAGGTAGTGCAGGGCCTGTTTCCAGCCGAACCTGAACGATCCGGAGGTCATGGCCTTGGTGTAGAAATACAGGCTGGGGGCCAGGGTGAAAATCAGGAGGGTCAGGGTGTTGATCATGTATGGGTATCGAAGGATGTATCTCGATTCGAAGAGAATATCCTCGATACTCATCAGCGAGAACGAAAGCAAAAAGAGGCCCAGGAATTTATGGCCTCTCTGCAGTTTCTGAGGACGGGTGAAGATCAGGAAAGCCAGGAAAAGCCCCTGGATCACCCCCAGGACCAGCAGGATGACGGAGAGGTTTATTCTTGGCTCCAGATTCATGCTGTCCGGCCCTCCGCGGCAGGGCTCGCCTGTGGTCGCCGGGCCGGCCCGGCCGGCGGAGCGGCGGCGCTATTTTTCGATCAGGCCCAGCCGCACGGCCTCGCGGTGCACCGGCCCCCAGAAGCCCAGCGGACGGGTCATCACGTAGTAGCGCACCAGGCGTTTCATGTCATCCGGCGGGGTGAGCAGGGTGATCGGCAGGTAGATCGCCGTGCCCAGCAGCAGCAACAGCCAGAACTGCTGGTAGTCCAGCAGCTCGGGCAGGATGCCGTAGGCCGGCAGCACCCAGACCACGAGCCAGGACAGGAGCAGGTTCGCCACCCAGCTCGACAGGTAGCCCCAACTGTTGAACCGCCACCAGATGACCTGCAGGATCGAGGGCAGCCAGATGCCCGCGGCCATGATCCAGAGGGCGAAGATCAGCCACTGGGTGAGGCTCTCCATCATCAGGCCGTAGAAGAACGAGCCGACCAGCAGCAGCAGCGTGCTGATCCGCCCGACCCAGACCAACTGTTTTTCCGAGGCCCCGGGATGGATGTAATGGTGGAACAGGTCGCGGGTGAAATACATCGCCCCGAGGTTGAGGTGCGTGGAGATGGTGCTGAAATGGATCGCCAGGATCGCGGCGAAGAAGAAGCCGGCCATCCCGGCTGGCAGCACCTTGAACCCGAACGCGTACCAGGCCATCTCGTACTGGTGCTGCTCCTGGATCGCCGGGAACATGGTGAAAAAGCCCAGGATCGCCACACCCCAGAGAGCGTTGCGGGTGAGGGTGAGCGCGGTGCCGGTCCAGATGCAGTAGCTGGCGTCCCGCACCGTGCGCGCACTCTGGATGCGCTGGGCCTCGGGGTACCAGTCGATGGAGGTGCCCATGCCCAGTCCGCCCAGGAGGGCGATGAAGATCATGGTCAGGAACCAGGCGACCGGGAAATCGCCGCTGAACAGACTGGAGAAATGGAACGGGTTGGCGCGCCAGGTCTGGCCCATCTCGGCCAGACGGCCCATGATCTCGCCGGGCCCGCCCGCGGCCACTATCTGCCAGATCGAGACTATGATGATGACCAGGCTGGCGATCACGCCCTGCTGGAAATCGGCCATCACCACGCCCCAGTAGCCGGCGAACAGCACGTAGACCGCGGTGATCGCACCAAACACCACCATGCCCACCCAGAGCGGGCAGACCGGGAACAGGAAGCTGAACACCTTGCCCATGGCGATTCCGACCCAGCCCAGGATGAACATGTTCATGAAGACCTGCCAGCCGGCGAGCCAGCCACGCAGGAGTTCCGCTCCCATGCCCGAGTAGCGCAGGCTCTGCCACTCGGCCTGGGTGTAGGCCAGCGAGCGTCGGAAGATGCGGGTGCTGACAAAGGAACTGACCGCGCACCAGGCGCAGAAGAACGTGTACCAGAGGCCGGACAGGCCGTAGCGGTATATCACCCCGCTGATCCAGATCGGGGTGTCGGTCGCGGTGTGGGTGGCGTAGACGCTGGAGGCGGGCAACCACCAGGGCAGGCCGCGGTCGGCCAGGAAGAAGTCGCTTTCGCCGCGGGTGGCCAAACGGGTGAACAGCACGCCGCAGGCGACCATCAGCAGGATATAGGCGATGACCCAGAACCAGTCCAACGGGCTGAACACAATCATCGGCGACTCTCCGGGCTTGGGAAGGGCTTTGGGACAGGAATGGCCGAATATAAAGACCCGTGTTCCGGGAAGTCAACATTAATTGAGACTTGACCCGAGCCGCCCGTTCAGAACAACCGAAGCGGCCTCAACGCTCCACCCGGCTGGGCAGGCCGAGGCTGAAAAACGGACGCGACACCGGGTTGTCGTACTTGTACTGCCCGCAGGTGCTCCAGCCTGGGGTAGTGAATCCGGGTGCGTTCCAGCCCGCGGGTGCGGAGGATGCCTCCATGGCCCGCCAGGTGAGGGCGCTGGCGGGGCGGGCTATTACTTTGCCGCCGGAATAGACCTCGCCGCAGACATTCAGCGCCGGGACTTTGCCCTCATAGTTGGTCACGCTGAAAGCCAGACGGTTGCGGCCGGGACGGGTCAGCCCGGTCAGATCGAGGAGCACGGCGCGCTCACGATCGACTATCTCGCTCAGGCAGAGACGCGCCACCTTGCGGCCGGCCCATTTGCCGTTGACCCAGGCCTCGACATGGCTTTCGCCCATAAGCTGAATTTTTACACTGTCCACACCTGAGGGCAGGTCGAAATCGGCCGCGTAGAGGGCGGTGCGCTCTTTATCAAGGCGCTTGCCGGGCAGGCTGGCTGACGGGGCAATCCAGGGGCTGGAGAGTTCCCACTGTGGCAGGCGGCCCTCCCTGTCCAGCGAGCTGATGATACTGTCCCAGTACAGAAGCTGGCGGTCCCAGAGAGACAGGAGGTTGTCCAGGCCCTCCGGGCGGTTGTAGCGCAGCCAGAGCTCGCGGTAGGCGCCGCGCAGCTCGGTGGTCGACTGGCGCAGCTCACGCGCCTGGCGGGCGAGCTCGGCGGCCTCGGCTTTGGACAGCGCACCCTGTCCGGCGCGGGCGGCACGGTCCATCCAACTGAATTTGCCGGCCAGGGTCTGGCCCATGCGGGCGGCGAGGTCCATTATATCGAGGAAATCGCGGTTGGCCCCGGCGGCCTGCCGGGCGGCGGCCAGCGCTGAGAGCGCCTTGACCATGTCGGCTTTCAGGGTGGCCCCCCAGGCGGCCCCGTCCTTTTTGAGCTTGATCATCCCGCGCGGGCTGGGCCCGGCCAGGGGGTGACGCCACCAGTCATCGAACGCCGAGCGTCCGATGCCGGCCAGCAGGCTGTTGGCAGTGATGAGCGGCTCGGGGTCCTCAACACCCAGGAGCTGCCGCCAGAACAGGCGCTCCAGGCTGTCGCGGTCGACAGTAGACGGGTTCCAGGCGCAGGCCGCGGCGAAAGCCCAGCCCCAGAGGGCGTTGCCGCGCAGGTTGGGCGCGCCGAAATCGCACCAGCTCGAGGTGAGCGCGCCGAGGGCCCCCTCGCGCTGCCCGGCGCGGGTCATGTTCTGGATGTTGTCCAGGGCCGTGCCCCAGAACGGGTAGAAACGGCTCCAGTTGGACAGGCCCGGGCTGACCAGCACCTTGAACCCGGCCTGACGGAAACGAGCCACGCTGGGATAGTCAGCCGCGGACTCGTAGTGCCAGTCCACGATCACGATGTCGCGCGGCAGGATCCCGGGCTCCAGTATTTTCGGATTGTCGAGGACGATGTCGCCGTACATCAGCATAGTGCGTCCGAGGGAGCCTACAATCTCATGCACCTTGCGGTAGTGGGCGGTGTGCACGGCGGCGAGGCCCTCGTTGCGCACCCGGGCGCGGCTCTTGCCCCGGCCGATGTCCCAGGTCTCATCGCAGCCCACGTTGACCAGGCTGTCGGGGAAAACGGCGCACAGCTCACTCAGAGCCTGTCCCAGGAAAGGATAGATTTCCGGCACGGCCGGGCTGAGGCACTGGGCCCCGGGGAACTCGGCCAGGGGGAAATTGTCCGGACGAAGCAGGTAGTTGTCGTAGTGGCCGAGGGTCTGGAAAGCCGGGACCAGGCGGACGTGCAGAGCGGAGGAGAACGCGGCCAGGCTCTGGACCTCCGCGGCGCTGAGCGCCCCGCGTCCCGCGCCGAAATCCGGGCGCGATTTCAGGCTGAACATGTCCTCTATGTACGGCATGTAGAGGTTCATCTTGTAGCGGGCCAGGAAACGGACCAGGCGCTCGAAATCCTGTTGCGTGCTCACCTGGCCGCGGCTGATGTCATCGCTCAGACCGCGCAGGGCCAGGGCGGGACTGTCCTGAATGAAACAGGCTGGCACCGACCGTCCTTTGCCCGCGCGGATGAGCTGGGCCAGGCTCATCAAGCCGTAAAACCGTCCGGCCGGGTCGCCGCCCGCCACCACCACCCGGTTGTTTTCGGCGCTCAACAGGTAGGCCTCGCCGCCGGGCGCAGTCTTGCCGGTCAAGGCCTCACGCACCGGGGAGCCGCTCTGGGAGGGACCCACCAGCACGCAACCACGGCTGTCCAGGCCGGGTTTGTAGTCCACGACAGCGAGCGTGTCGAGGCCCATCTCGCTCAGCCAGAGGTTCATCTCTTCCGCGGCCCGGCGGTCGGAATCGGCCGTGCCGGGACAGAGCAGGAGCTTTCGCGCGGCAGCGAGCTCGACTTGCCCGGGAAGGCTCTTGTATTCGGCCGGGGCCGGCAGCACCGGGCAGGCAGGGACGGACAGGGCATCCAGGGGACTGAGACCGGCGCACATGAGCCAACCTCCGAGACACAGGACGATGAGTTTTTTATTCGACATGGGTTTATCCTCAGGTTAAAGGCCCGGTAACAGGGGGGACACCCCGGTGGGCGGTCCCGTTCCGCCAGAGCACAACTGGCGGACAGGATATAATAAGGCGGCCGGGGCTGAGAAGGTCAAGCATATTCCCCGCAGGAAAGAAAGCCTCCGGGATTGACCGACAGGTTGCAAGCTCGGCGCAAGCCTGCCAAAGGCAGTTGGTTGGACCGTAGTTGCGAGAGAAATCTTGACCAAAAGTTAGTTTTGCCTTATTATTTTAGTCGAAGCTAATAACATTTCAGTCCCCTACCCGTTAAACAAGGCAGGCCGAGGTTGGAGAACGCTCTGGACCTGAGTGCGAGCCTGGAGGACTATCTCGAGGCGATCCTGCACATCGAGGACAGCAAGCCGGCGGTGCGGGCCAAGGATATCGCGGACCGGATGCAGGTCAAGCGTCCCTCGGTGACGGGCGCGCTGAACCAGTTGGCCCGCCGCGAGCTGGTCAACTACTCGCCCTACGAGGTGGTGACCCTGACCGACAAGGGTCGGGAGGCGGCCCTGGACGTGACGCGCCGTCACGCGGCGCTGAAAGCTTTCCTGATGGATGTGCTGGGGACGGAGGAAGAACTGGCCGAGAGCTGCGCCTGCCGGATGGAGCACGCCATGCCCCGTCCCGTGCTCGAACGTCTGGCGGGGTTTGTGGACTATCTGGCCGAGTGCCCGGCAGTGGACGGGGAAAAGATCATCCGTGAGTTCAGGCATTATCATGCACAGCGCAGTGCCAAGGGACGGAAAAAGGAATGAGCGCGGAAATGGGATCATCCGACAGGGCGGAAAGCCCGGAGAGAGAAGAGAAAATGCAGAGCAGCGGCGTACAGGTGGAGCGGGTTCCGCTCAGTGACATCCGTCCCGGACAGACAGTGAAGCTGGTGCATATCGACGGGGGCTGCACGCTGCAGTCGCGCCTGGCCACCCTGGGCCTCATCCCCGGCACGCCGATCGAGGTGGTGCGCAACACCTCCCACGGGCCGTTCGTGGTGGAGGTCAAGGGCAGCCGACTGGTGCTGGGACGCGGCATGGCGAACCAGATAATGGTGAGCTGAGGCGACCGGATACCCGGTGAGACGATATGGAATAACGTTGCTGCATGTCAGACAGCCGTACTCACAGTGACCGAACCACGACCGAAAGTGCGGGAATCTTGCAGACACCGGAAACCCACAGCGCAAATCAAACCATCCGCATCGCCCTGGCCGGGAACCCCAACTCGGGCAAAACCACCATTTTCAACAAGATCACCGGCTTCCGCCAGCACGTGGGCAACTACCCCGGCGTGACTGTGGAGAAGAAAGAGGGCGAGCTCAACTGGAAAGGCCGCCGGGTGGTCCTGACCGATCTGCCGGGTATCTACAGCCTGACCGCCTATTCCGAGGAGGAGCTGGTGGCGCGCCGCCACATCCTGGAGGAGAAGCCGGATGTGCTGATCGACGTGGTGGACGCGGGTAACATCGAGCGCAACCTCTACCTGGCCACCCAGTTCATGGAGCTGGGGGTGCCGATGGTGATCGCGCTGAACATGAGCGACGTGGCCCGCTCGCGCGGGATCGAGTTCGACCTGGAGAAGCTGTCACGCCTGCTGGGGGTGCGGATCGTACCCACGGTGGGAGCCAAGGGCGAGGGGGTGAGCGAGCTGGTGGAGGCGGCGGTGGAGGTGGTTGTCAGCGCGGAGTCCGCGTCGCCAGCGCAGGTGAACTACGGGGCCGACATCGAGCGGGAGATAGAGGGCCTGTGCGCGCAGGTGGTCTCGCACAACGGGCTGGGGCAGCGCTTCGGCGAGCGCTGGAGCGCGATCAAGCTGCTGGAGAACGACCCGGACATCTGCCGTCTGGTGGAGGGCACGCCCCTGGGCCAGGCGGCGCAGGAGGCGGCCGAGCGGGTGCACCGCCTGTTCGGCGACCCGGCGGACATAATCCTGGCCGACCGCCGTTACGGTTTCATCTCGGGGGCCTGCAGCGAGGCAGTGCGCCTGACCGTGGAGACCCGTCACACCCTGAGCGACCGTCTGGACGATATCCTGACCCACGGGGTGCTGGGCATCCCGGTGCTGCTGTTGCTGATGTACGCGGTGTTCTGGCTGACTTTCACCCTGGGCGGCCCGCCGATGGGATGGATCGAGTGGGGGTTCACCCACCTGGGCGCGGCGGTCAGCTCGCTGTGGCCCGAGGGCTCGGACAGCCCGCTACGCTCGCTGCTGGTGGATGGGATCATCGGGGGGGTGGGCGGAGTGCTGGTGTTCCTGCCCAATATCCTGCTGCTGTTCCTGGGGATCGCCCTGCTGGAGGACACCGGCTACATGGCGCGGGCGGCGTTCATCATGGACCGTCTGATGCACCGGATCGGGCTGCACGGCAAGAGTTTCATTCCGCTTTTGATCGGGTTCGGCTGCTCGGTGCCGGCGATCATGGCCACGCGGACCCTGGAGAACCGGCGCGACCGCTTGATCACCATGCTGATCACGCCGCTGATGAGCTGCGGGGCGCGTCTGCCGATCTACGCGCTCATCATCCCGGCCTTTTTCCCGCAGGCCTGGCAGGCCCCGGTGCTGTGGATGATCTACATGACCGGCATCCTGCTGGCGATCGCCTCGGCGCGCCTTCTCAACCGCACCGTGCTGCGCGGCCCCTCCGAGCCATTCGTGATGGAGTTGCCGCCCTACCGTATCCCCACGGCCAAGAGCATCGCGATCCACATGTGGGACCGCGGCAGATCGTACCTGAAAAAGGCCGGCACGCTGATCCTGGCCGCCTCGGTGCTGCTCTGGGCCATAGCCGCGTTCCCGGTGAAAAAAGACCTGGCGGGTGATTACGCCGCCCGCAGCCTCCAGGTGCAGCAGAGCCTGAGCGGGACCGAGCTGGAGGCTGCCCTGGCCCAGATCGAGCTGGAGCGCCACCACGAGCAGCTGGCCTACTCCCTGGCCGGGCGGATCGGGCGCTCGCTGGAGCGCGTGCTGTGGCCGCTGGGGTTCGACTGGAAGATTTCCACCGCGCTGATCGGGGCGTTCGCGGCCAAGGAGGTGTTCGTGGCCCAGATGGGGATAATCTACGCGGTGCAGGAGGACCCCACGGGACGGGAAACCCTGCGGGAGGACCTTCGCCGGGATTACAGCCCGCTGGCCGGAGTGTGTATCCTGCTGTTCTGCCTGATCGGCACGCCCTGCGTGGCCACCCTGGCGGTGACCCGCAAGGAGAGCGGTTCCTGGAAATGGGCTCTTCTCCAGTGGGGCGGGCTGACAGTGATGGCCTATATCGTAACGTTAATTGTCTACCAGGCCGGAAGTTTACTGGGACTGGGGGTGTGAGATGCTGATAGACTGGCTGGTGGTGGCGGCGAT belongs to bacterium and includes:
- a CDS encoding AGE family epimerase/isomerase; this encodes GRYICPGHTIEDMWFVMHWALRTDDKSLLARAAGTLRWALEKGWDKQYGGIPQFLDKSGRPPEGDTPDGLEGHEMVKKLRGNWSNKLWWVHSEALYALLLAREQLDEPWMDEWYARVHDYTFAVFPNPNRLVGEWIQILDREGRPEEKVVALPVKDPFHIARALLLAIPVLERLAARGW
- a CDS encoding beta-lactamase family protein codes for the protein MRPERFNAFSSIIPFAAGILVIILTGCSSDDSPTQPAAQTVLETQLAQLVEQNKIPGAAGIAVSHDKVVELRAHGLRRAGRPDTVTVHDLFHVGSLVKPMTATMLATLVDSRALAWDSRPADIIPELAPTLDPGYSGITLLDLLHHRAGVPSDDDITEVPTLSGSLAEQRLQATQILLAMPPVVSRGTFRYSNAGYMIAGCMAEVTSGQDWRALMESRLFGPLSMSVFHGWPTQHDPAEPWGHTQSGDNFQAVDPSVDPPEFEFLEPAGWLSMSLSDLGKFMQLHLDALQGSPRLVSQAAFDILHAPVDNYYACGFVVQQSAGGKFLWHNGSNTYFYVIMGLLPEKNLGVAIAVNAGGDQVQLAVDQALNLVLAGMAGK
- a CDS encoding helix-turn-helix domain-containing protein; the protein is MNLEPRINLSVILLVLGVIQGLFLAFLIFTRPQKLQRGHKFLGLFLLSFSLMSIEDILFESRYILRYPYMINTLTLLIFTLAPSLYFYTKAMTSGSFRFGWKQALHYLPFALIVLLSVPGMLEPNELKLREVQAYYARGDYYFNFSILIPMLQITVYFAVIVRLLVRHIRKVKSNFSYMEGVSLRWVATLISLNVALWLIWTVVFFAHWAQGLDVLSIAYTLSIYSIGYFGIRQKDIFSSERSLPAPDEPTAPGEPAAPARSGKYAKSGLSDEMKKNLSGRLTRLMEEQKPYLDPGLTLPRLAALLEVSVNHLSQIINTELNDNFYNFINKYRLEEVKKLLADPRKSNYTILALAFEAGFQSKSAFNSFFKKTVGCSPKEFLASRSGR
- a CDS encoding sodium:solute symporter, which gives rise to MIVFSPLDWFWVIAYILLMVACGVLFTRLATRGESDFFLADRGLPWWLPASSVYATHTATDTPIWISGVIYRYGLSGLWYTFFCAWCAVSSFVSTRIFRRSLAYTQAEWQSLRYSGMGAELLRGWLAGWQVFMNMFILGWVGIAMGKVFSFLFPVCPLWVGMVVFGAITAVYVLFAGYWGVVMADFQQGVIASLVIIIVSIWQIVAAGGPGEIMGRLAEMGQTWRANPFHFSSLFSGDFPVAWFLTMIFIALLGGLGMGTSIDWYPEAQRIQSARTVRDASYCIWTGTALTLTRNALWGVAILGFFTMFPAIQEQHQYEMAWYAFGFKVLPAGMAGFFFAAILAIHFSTISTHLNLGAMYFTRDLFHHYIHPGASEKQLVWVGRISTLLLLVGSFFYGLMMESLTQWLIFALWIMAAGIWLPSILQVIWWRFNSWGYLSSWVANLLLSWLVVWVLPAYGILPELLDYQQFWLLLLLGTAIYLPITLLTPPDDMKRLVRYYVMTRPLGFWGPVHREAVRLGLIEK
- a CDS encoding beta-N-acetylhexosaminidase; this encodes MCAGLSPLDALSVPACPVLPAPAEYKSLPGQVELAAARKLLLCPGTADSDRRAAEEMNLWLSEMGLDTLAVVDYKPGLDSRGCVLVGPSQSGSPVREALTGKTAPGGEAYLLSAENNRVVVAGGDPAGRFYGLMSLAQLIRAGKGRSVPACFIQDSPALALRGLSDDISRGQVSTQQDFERLVRFLARYKMNLYMPYIEDMFSLKSRPDFGAGRGALSAAEVQSLAAFSSALHVRLVPAFQTLGHYDNYLLRPDNFPLAEFPGAQCLSPAVPEIYPFLGQALSELCAVFPDSLVNVGCDETWDIGRGKSRARVRNEGLAAVHTAHYRKVHEIVGSLGRTMLMYGDIVLDNPKILEPGILPRDIVIVDWHYESAADYPSVARFRQAGFKVLVSPGLSNWSRFYPFWGTALDNIQNMTRAGQREGALGALTSSWCDFGAPNLRGNALWGWAFAAACAWNPSTVDRDSLERLFWRQLLGVEDPEPLITANSLLAGIGRSAFDDWWRHPLAGPSPRGMIKLKKDGAAWGATLKADMVKALSALAAARQAAGANRDFLDIMDLAARMGQTLAGKFSWMDRAARAGQGALSKAEAAELARQARELRQSTTELRGAYRELWLRYNRPEGLDNLLSLWDRQLLYWDSIISSLDREGRLPQWELSSPWIAPSASLPGKRLDKERTALYAADFDLPSGVDSVKIQLMGESHVEAWVNGKWAGRKVARLCLSEIVDRERAVLLDLTGLTRPGRNRLAFSVTNYEGKVPALNVCGEVYSGGKVIARPASALTWRAMEASSAPAGWNAPGFTTPGWSTCGQYKYDNPVSRPFFSLGLPSRVER
- a CDS encoding metal-dependent transcriptional regulator gives rise to the protein MENALDLSASLEDYLEAILHIEDSKPAVRAKDIADRMQVKRPSVTGALNQLARRELVNYSPYEVVTLTDKGREAALDVTRRHAALKAFLMDVLGTEEELAESCACRMEHAMPRPVLERLAGFVDYLAECPAVDGEKIIREFRHYHAQRSAKGRKKE
- a CDS encoding ferrous iron transport protein A codes for the protein MSAEMGSSDRAESPEREEKMQSSGVQVERVPLSDIRPGQTVKLVHIDGGCTLQSRLATLGLIPGTPIEVVRNTSHGPFVVEVKGSRLVLGRGMANQIMVS
- the feoB gene encoding ferrous iron transport protein B yields the protein MQTPETHSANQTIRIALAGNPNSGKTTIFNKITGFRQHVGNYPGVTVEKKEGELNWKGRRVVLTDLPGIYSLTAYSEEELVARRHILEEKPDVLIDVVDAGNIERNLYLATQFMELGVPMVIALNMSDVARSRGIEFDLEKLSRLLGVRIVPTVGAKGEGVSELVEAAVEVVVSAESASPAQVNYGADIEREIEGLCAQVVSHNGLGQRFGERWSAIKLLENDPDICRLVEGTPLGQAAQEAAERVHRLFGDPADIILADRRYGFISGACSEAVRLTVETRHTLSDRLDDILTHGVLGIPVLLLLMYAVFWLTFTLGGPPMGWIEWGFTHLGAAVSSLWPEGSDSPLRSLLVDGIIGGVGGVLVFLPNILLLFLGIALLEDTGYMARAAFIMDRLMHRIGLHGKSFIPLLIGFGCSVPAIMATRTLENRRDRLITMLITPLMSCGARLPIYALIIPAFFPQAWQAPVLWMIYMTGILLAIASARLLNRTVLRGPSEPFVMELPPYRIPTAKSIAIHMWDRGRSYLKKAGTLILAASVLLWAIAAFPVKKDLAGDYAARSLQVQQSLSGTELEAALAQIELERHHEQLAYSLAGRIGRSLERVLWPLGFDWKISTALIGAFAAKEVFVAQMGIIYAVQEDPTGRETLREDLRRDYSPLAGVCILLFCLIGTPCVATLAVTRKESGSWKWALLQWGGLTVMAYIVTLIVYQAGSLLGLGV